A single region of the Ancylobacter novellus DSM 506 genome encodes:
- the rpsD gene encoding 30S ribosomal protein S4: MSKRVSAKHKLDRRMGENIWGRPKSPINKREYGPGQHGQRRKGKLSDFGVQLRAKQKLKGYYASIGEKQFYAVYVEASRLKGDTGANLIGLLERRLDAVIYRAKFVPTVFAARQFVSHGHIKVNGRRVNIPSYQVKVGDVIEVKEASKQLVLVLEAVASGERDVPDYLEVDHSKMTAKFARIPELNEVPYPVVMEPNLVVEYYSR, from the coding sequence ATGAGCAAGCGCGTTTCGGCCAAGCACAAGCTTGACCGCCGTATGGGCGAGAACATCTGGGGCCGCCCGAAGAGCCCCATCAACAAGCGTGAATACGGCCCCGGCCAGCACGGCCAGCGCCGCAAGGGCAAGCTTTCCGACTTCGGCGTGCAGCTGCGCGCCAAGCAGAAGCTGAAGGGCTACTACGCCTCGATCGGCGAGAAGCAGTTCTACGCGGTCTATGTCGAGGCCTCGCGCCTCAAGGGCGACACCGGCGCCAACCTGATCGGCCTGCTCGAGCGCCGTCTCGACGCGGTCATCTACCGCGCCAAGTTCGTCCCGACCGTGTTCGCCGCCCGCCAGTTCGTGAGCCACGGCCACATCAAGGTGAACGGCCGCCGCGTCAACATCCCGTCCTACCAGGTCAAGGTCGGCGATGTGATCGAGGTCAAGGAAGCCTCCAAGCAGCTCGTGCTGGTGCTGGAAGCCGTCGCCTCGGGCGAGCGCGACGTTCCCGATTATCTCGAGGTCGACCACTCCAAGATGACGGCGAAGTTCGCCCGCATCCCGGAGCTCAACGAGGTGCCCTATCCGGTGGTGATGGAGCCGAACCTCGTGGTCGAGTACTACTCGCGCTGA